In Naumovozyma castellii chromosome 1, complete genome, one DNA window encodes the following:
- the OMA1 gene encoding metalloendopeptidase (ancestral locus Anc_5.684) has translation MFRTFIRSWAIPLRPPNTIIRPTTRSFQNGATYRRFNNKQSRSFTNLLFDPVSRKYLALIFGGGSLFYVTHLEEAPVSGRNRFIWIPRSLELKIGDYTYRSMLRDTSSAILPSNHPLTKKVETIFGRILDAASKDPSVDKTQLEGIKWKIHVVNDPRAPPNAFVLPGGKVFVFSSMFNICQNDDGLATVLSHEFAHQLARHTAENLSKAPVYSLIGTIMYLATGVEGINSLLLDGLLRMPASRQMETEADYIGLMIMSRACFHPAESVKLWQRMSRFEKQTRGQVGFEFLSTHPASDRRIENMKKWLEKANSIYEQSDCGTFGSYYNNFQNSVFGSNPDAIFSFRGY, from the coding sequence ATGTTTAGAACTTTTATCAGATCATGGGCCATCCCATTACGTCCACCTAACACGATAATACGACCCACAACAAGatcatttcaaaatggtGCAACGTATAGACGATTCAATAACAAACAATCAAGATCATTTACCAATTTACTATTTGACCCAGTCTCAAGAAAATACCTAGCGCTAATCTTTGGTGGTGGTTCATTGTTCTATGTCACTCATTTGGAGGAAGCACCCGTGAGTGGTAGGAACAGATTTATTTGGATACCACGttctttggaattgaaaattggTGATTACACATATAGGTCCATGCTAAGAGACACAAGTTCTGCAATCTTACCATCCAATCATCCGCTAACAAAGAAAGTAGAGACTATATTTGGTAGAATCCTTGATGCTGCCTCAAAAGATCCCAGCGTGGACAAAACACAACTGGAAGGAATCAAATGGAAAATTCATGTAGTTAATGATCCAAGGGCGCCACCAAATGCCTTCGTTTTACCTGGAGGAAAAGTTTTTGTATTCAGTTCTATGTTCAATATTTGtcaaaatgatgatggGTTAGCTACTGTTCTATCCCATGAATTCGCTCATCAACTGGCAAGACATACGGCAGAAAATCTATCCAAAGCTCCAGTATATTCGTTGATCGGTACTATAATGTATTTAGCCACTGGCGTTGAAGGAATAAATAGTTTACTACTAGATGGTTTATTAAGAATGCCTGCTTCCAGACAAATGGAGACTGAAGCTGATTATATTGGACTGATGATAATGTCTAGAGCTTGCTTCCATCCCGCTGAGTCCGTTAAATTATGGCAAAGAATGTCACGATTTGAGAAGCAAACTAGAGGGCAAGttggatttgaatttttaaGTACTCATCCTGCAAGTGatagaagaattgaaaatatgaagaaatggCTGGAAAAGGCCAACTCAATATATGAACAATCCGATTGTGGAACCTTTGGCAGTTACTACAATAACTTCCAAAATTCTGTTTTTGGATCTAACCCTGATGCGATTTTTTCGTTTAGAGgatattaa